The Reichenbachiella carrageenanivorans region CAGATCAGTCCGAAGAAGGTGTAGCCAGACTCTATGGACATATCTCAGGTGAAGCCCCTTTGCCTGAGTTTTCTGGTGATTTGACGATAGCAGATGGTACCATTCAAAACGAAGTATCGATCATTCATGCACGCTCATTGGCTGAAGAAATCAAGGTTACCAAAGACGGACAGTCATTTACAGGCACGGTACATATTGCCAATGGGAAACCTAGTGACCTCAATGTCGCCTTTATAGGCAAATCATTGGTACATAGCGCACCACTGACTACCATTGCCTTCACACGAGGCTTCTTTGGAGACTGGGGTCAATACATCGTATCTATTGGTCTACTGCTCTTTGCTTTCAGTACGGCAATATCATGGTCTTACTACGGAGATAGAGCCATGACCTTTTTACTAGGCAGTGGCTCAGTCAAATACTACCGCATGGTATATGTTGTAGCTTTTTTCTTCGCTGCCTTTACCGACACCACCATTATTTGGACCTTGTCTGCTATTACCATAGCCGTAATGACTCTGCCCAACTTATTTGGATTGCTTTACTTGAGAAAAGACATGAAAGACACCCTAGACGAATTCTGGGTGAATTTCAAAAAAGAGTACCCAGACGAAAAAACCCCAGAGTAAAAATTTTAATTCCAAACCCTTCCAGCAGTCATGCTTGAAGGGTTTGTTTTTTAAAGCACAACCATGAGGTCTGCCTTTCTTTTATTATTTACACTTAGTCAATGTGCATACACACTTGCTCAAACCAAAGAGAGATATTACCTAGACGCTACTGACCATACAGCCAATTATTATGAAGTATTCTATGAGTCTAACACGACCATAGAACAAGTACTCGTCCTAATTCCTGGATTTGGAGAAACTCCTGAACGTGTAATACTACAAACAGACCTCCCCCTACTGACTGTAAAAAATGGCATTCTAACCATCATACCTGTTTTAGCCGATGGTGTTTTGTCACTAGGCGTAGACGAGCAAAGCCAAAAATCTCTACAAAGAATCATCGAACACGCCACATTAAAATATAATATAAAATCAACTCCACTGAGCATTGGAGGGTTTTCGATAGGTGGTAGTGCAGCGATTAAGTATGCAGAACAAGCCACCCAACAGGCAACTACACCTCAGCCAATAAAAGTCTTTGCCATCGACCCACCACTAGATTTCGAACGCTTCTACCAATCAGCAAAACGAAGAATAAGATTATCAAAAGACGGTGAAGCAAATAAAGAAGACCTATACATCACCCAACGGATAGAAGTCGCTTTTGGTGGGCCTCCTGAAACTGCTCTCACAAACTATCATCGAATCTCTCCCTACTCCTACTCAGACACTAGCCAGTCCAATATCAAACCCTTGATCCATACTGCGCTAAGGATATATACTGAACCAGATGTGCATTGGTGGATTTCAGAGCGAGGCAACGACTACAGTGGTATGAATGCATTAGATGCTTCGTGCATAATCAACGAACTCAACCGACTAGGCAACTCACAGGCAACATTGATCACCACACAAAACAAGGGATTTCGAAAGCCAGACAACCGCAAGCACCCGCATGCTTGGAGTATTGTAGACAACGAGGCATTGATTACTTGGTTGAAAAATTGACTCCTTTTAAAAAAATCGACCTTGCAGTCATTCCACAAGGTCAATCAAATTTGCTTCATTGCAATTACTTGCAAGTGTGCCGTCAAACACGAAGCTCGGATTCACTAAACCAGCTATTATCTTTTTGCAGTAACCTGATCCCAGGTAAAAGTATTTACTTCTACATATTCTTGGTCACTGATATGGTTCTCCATATCTTTTTCAACTACTATAAAACTGACTTCTTGTTGTTCATTTTCATACCCAAGCAGATAAAATTCCCAAATCTCTTGACCCAATGTAACCTTCAAGTCATAGGCAGACTGGACATTCAGACTATTGTCTGCATGTCTAATCAGGCGATCAGTATCAGCGGCTTCTAGCGGCACAGCTTTGCTCTGCCACAAGTCGCCAGCTTTATCAAAAGCCTCCACACTCACCGCTCCTCCATACTTGACATGATGCGGATGCTGAACAACAATAAATTGATCAAAGTCCTGCAACTGGGGTTCGCTTCTAAACTTACCCGTATAAAACTGCGCATCAGCAGGTGGGGCTACGGTGTAGATGAGTACAATTAAGGTGATTAAGGTTTTCATCGTGTGGTTATGCTTTGAGCGGTATCCATATTCTCAAAATGTCTTGCTGGCTACCTGATACAAATCAGCATAAATTCGTGCGTTAATTCCCATCGAATCGATGAATGGTCAGATATTTTCGATGAGAATTCAAGAGATATTAGAATAATCCAAAACAGTATTGATATATGACTTATTAAAGCTATATAATCAACTTATAATACCTTATCCACGCAAATACATATTACTCTTTAGACGACTCTATTTCTGTAATGGTTCCTTCGTAGGTGATGTTGTTTCGCTGAGAGCTCATGACCATGAGTATCGCAGTTTTATTCGCCTGAATCGTCATTTTACAACTGAGAAGTTCGCCATTTGATGACTTGGTATCAAATGAATAAAGGAGTCTGAATTTCTTTTCGTTGTATTCGATTTCTTCATTAGACAATGTGGCATCTTCGATATTGATACCAACATCTCCACCCATAGGAGCCACCTGAGCCACACCGAAGTATGGCAATTGCGCAGTAGCTTGATCACCTGTTTTTATGAACGAATTAGGGTTAGATTGGAGGTTTATTCTTCGCCCCTTTTGAGTAGTCGCCCACTCAGCTACAAATTTAAAATCCCCTTGCGCAAAAAACGTCTTCAATGCTACGAAAGCTTGGGCTTTTGCTTCCTTTTTAGCCTGTCTTTTTTCTGCCTTAGACTGCGCTTGCACGGTGCCTAATGCCACGAGTATAATGATTAATAAAACACCTATATTTTTCATGAGTATGATTTTAAATGAAAGATAAATGATTCCTCATTTGAATCAAATCTCATTCCAAAAGAGCCGCTTACTTCACATTGGTTTGATAGCTCAGCTTGGTTTTAGCATCATCAATCAAAATGGCATCCGCGATACAATCATGGATATGATCCAACCCTATTTTTTCTGACAAACCTGTCTTGAAAAACTTATCCCTCACAGGGCCTATGATACTCACCATATGAAATTCGATCTGGTGATCATGGAGGTGACGAATAATATCCTCCAACCCTTCTATACCACTCGAATCAGCATCTATCATGCTTTGCGCATCAAGCACAAATTTTTTCATGGTAGGCTTTTGCTTTACCATCATTTCAACTTTGGATTTCAACGAGCCTACATTAGCAAAAAACAAACGGGCATCAAACCGAAGTATGCCTATATGAGGATCATCCACGGCAGACTCAAATCGCTTTAGATTTCTAAAGTATGTACTATCTCCTACCCGACCTAACTCCGCCATGTGCGGTTTGGAGGTTTTGTATACCAATACCAACAAGGAAATCAAAATTCCAAACCCAATACCCCACTCTATTCCAAAAACCAACGTACCAAGAAACGAAGCCATTAGCATCACAAAATCATATCGATCAGTAATCCACAGACTCTTTGCTATCTTAAAATCAATCAAGCCTAGCACAGCTAGAAAAATAATAGCCCCGAGTACGGCATGCGGTAGGTATTGAAAAACAGGCATAAAAAACAACAGCGCTAGCACCACGATCAAGGAGGCAAAAATCGACGCCAGTCCCGTTTTGGCTCCAGCGGATTCGTTGACTGCCGACCGGCTAAAACTAGCCGTAGCAGGAAAAGTTCTAAAAAAAGACCCGATGATATTGGCCATCCCCAAACCAACCAATTCTTTGTTTGCATGAATTTCGTACTCTGCCTTGTGTTTAGACTGGAGTCGCTGTCCGATAGAATAGATCTCCACAAACCCCATCAAAGACAGCGTGAGCGCAAGTGGCAAAAATCTAGCCCATGGCAATCCCTCCAATACAGGCACAGAAAAATCCGGCAAGCCTCCAGGCAACTGCCCCACCAAGCTCACACCCATCTGCTCCATACCTAGTATATAAGACAATCCCATACCCACCACCACCACAAGCAAACTACTCGGCCACTTAGGCAGGAGTTTTTTTCCTCCAATCAAGAGAACCAAACTGCCAATAGCCATCAGCATAGTGGGCATATGTGTGAAGTGTAAATGAGTAACATAGTAAACAAACTCATCAAAAAGTCCATCTACACCCACAGGGGTAATCCCCAATAAATACTTGAATTGTTTGATAGAAATAATCACTGCTGCAGCGAATGTAAACCCAAGAATAACAGGCTTAGAAAGAAAATTGGCAATGAAGCCCAATCTCAAAAAACCCATACTAAGCTGCAATAGCCCAACAATCAAAGTCATCGCTACCGTGACCACTAGGTACTCATCCGTACCAATCGCTGCAAATGCACTCGCTCCCGCAATCAGAATCAATGAGTCCATCGCCACAGGCCCTACAGACACATGACGAGAAGTACCCATAATCGCATACACGATAGTAGGCACGATCGCCGTGTACAATCCATATATAGGCGGCAGTCCCGCTATCATGGCATAGGCCATGCCTTGTGGAATCAACATCACTCCTACAACCAACCCGGCAAACAAATCTTGCTTAAGCCAAGCCTTGGAATAGGATTTGAATACATTCAGGAGAGGAAATAGGTTATTCATTTACATCATCAGATTATTAATGGCAAATGTAATCGATTCGATTTGCACCGTGCGTAACCATTGTTACACTCACAATATTTCGATCTTATTACGATGTAATTCGATCTGTCCCTCCTGCTCTAGTTTTTTCAGTAGTCGAGAGACCACTACCCGCGAAGTATTGAGATCTTGGGCAATTTGCTGATGAGTCTTTCGAACCGAAAAATCTCCAGCACTTTGTTTACAATCCAACAGATAGTTCATCAGGCGCTCGTCCAATTTCATAAATGCCAAAGCGTCTACCGCATTGAGTATTTCTTCAAAGCGTTCATTGTACGACCCAAAAATAAACTGCCGCCATGTCGAATATTTCATCCACTCATCCATATACTGCATTGGAATCATGATTACCTCTGCATCTTCTTCTACCACAGCCTTGATTTCACTTTTTTTGTGACTCATACAGCAAGTCAGACTCATGGCACACGTGTCTCCTCCACCTAAAAAGTACAAAAAGAGCTCATTTCCTTTTTGATCTTCACGAATCACCTTAATCGTTCCAGACAGAACCAAAGGAATACTTTTGAGATAAGTCCCAAAATCAATCAAGACCTTTCCTGCCTTAAACTGCTTCAAATCAGCCTTTTGATTGATTTCATCTACTAAATCAGTTTGAAACCGCTGAGCAAAA contains the following coding sequences:
- a CDS encoding alpha/beta hydrolase, with translation MRSAFLLLFTLSQCAYTLAQTKERYYLDATDHTANYYEVFYESNTTIEQVLVLIPGFGETPERVILQTDLPLLTVKNGILTIIPVLADGVLSLGVDEQSQKSLQRIIEHATLKYNIKSTPLSIGGFSIGGSAAIKYAEQATQQATTPQPIKVFAIDPPLDFERFYQSAKRRIRLSKDGEANKEDLYITQRIEVAFGGPPETALTNYHRISPYSYSDTSQSNIKPLIHTALRIYTEPDVHWWISERGNDYSGMNALDASCIINELNRLGNSQATLITTQNKGFRKPDNRKHPHAWSIVDNEALITWLKN
- a CDS encoding DUF4251 domain-containing protein encodes the protein MKNIGVLLIIILVALGTVQAQSKAEKRQAKKEAKAQAFVALKTFFAQGDFKFVAEWATTQKGRRINLQSNPNSFIKTGDQATAQLPYFGVAQVAPMGGDVGINIEDATLSNEEIEYNEKKFRLLYSFDTKSSNGELLSCKMTIQANKTAILMVMSSQRNNITYEGTITEIESSKE
- a CDS encoding SulP family inorganic anion transporter — translated: MNNLFPLLNVFKSYSKAWLKQDLFAGLVVGVMLIPQGMAYAMIAGLPPIYGLYTAIVPTIVYAIMGTSRHVSVGPVAMDSLILIAGASAFAAIGTDEYLVVTVAMTLIVGLLQLSMGFLRLGFIANFLSKPVILGFTFAAAVIISIKQFKYLLGITPVGVDGLFDEFVYYVTHLHFTHMPTMLMAIGSLVLLIGGKKLLPKWPSSLLVVVVGMGLSYILGMEQMGVSLVGQLPGGLPDFSVPVLEGLPWARFLPLALTLSLMGFVEIYSIGQRLQSKHKAEYEIHANKELVGLGMANIIGSFFRTFPATASFSRSAVNESAGAKTGLASIFASLIVVLALLFFMPVFQYLPHAVLGAIIFLAVLGLIDFKIAKSLWITDRYDFVMLMASFLGTLVFGIEWGIGFGILISLLVLVYKTSKPHMAELGRVGDSTYFRNLKRFESAVDDPHIGILRFDARLFFANVGSLKSKVEMMVKQKPTMKKFVLDAQSMIDADSSGIEGLEDIIRHLHDHQIEFHMVSIIGPVRDKFFKTGLSEKIGLDHIHDCIADAILIDDAKTKLSYQTNVK
- a CDS encoding Crp/Fnr family transcriptional regulator, giving the protein MSNNIKEKLELFAQRFQTDLVDEINQKADLKQFKAGKVLIDFGTYLKSIPLVLSGTIKVIREDQKGNELFLYFLGGGDTCAMSLTCCMSHKKSEIKAVVEEDAEVIMIPMQYMDEWMKYSTWRQFIFGSYNERFEEILNAVDALAFMKLDERLMNYLLDCKQSAGDFSVRKTHQQIAQDLNTSRVVVSRLLKKLEQEGQIELHRNKIEIL